In Oncorhynchus tshawytscha isolate Ot180627B unplaced genomic scaffold, Otsh_v2.0 Un_contig_1091_pilon_pilon, whole genome shotgun sequence, the genomic window gctgtagtgaagccaccactcagccatctaaatacactagatgactgataggggtgctgtagtgaagccaccactcagccatctaaatacactagatgactgatagggggtgctgtagtgaacccaccactcagccatctaaatacactagatgactgacaggggcgctgtagtgaagccaccactcagccatctaaatacactagatgactgataggggcgctgtagtgaagccaccactcagccatctaaatacactagatgactgacaggggcgctgtagtgaagccaccactcaaccatctaaatacactagatgactgatagggggtgctgtagtgaagccaccactcaaccatctaaatacactagatgactgatagggggcgcTGTAGTGAAGCCACCACTCAGCCTCCATCTTGGTATTCCACTGGAAGCTAAAAGAAATTAatgtattaatgtctacattcgcTTTTGACACGTTTATTCTGCAGATACCTTTATGGATAcgtttaaattatattatgataaacattaaaataacaaatatatttatatatatatatatatagtatttaaGCATTTTCCTGTAAGTATCAGAGTATATAATTATGTCCTTGAAAAAtgtaattccattcattcctatggaggactgctcctaccgGGGAGttccaatatggccgaccggtgacGTGAAGCCACTCGGTTGCAAATACATAGCGTCAGCTAGGGTTTATATATACATCATTGGTGAAGACAGGTGTTTGTTGCACGTGCTCTCCTGTTATCAATGCCCCTGCGCTGTCAAGGCCAAGGTTCAAAGTTCAACATCCTGCCCTCTGGTAGGGCGTGGCCACACCCATGCCCCTGTGTGATTGGTTGACAGGGGGTGTAAAGAGGCCGGGGCAGGGCAATCTGGGATACGTTACCTTGAAGTTAGAACATAGGTTAGATAGCTACTGCAGCagacaactcctctctctctgtctgtctctttatctatctaaCATAATTTCTTCTCtgttcccttctttctctctctctctgtctgtctctctctctgtctgtctctgtctgtctctgtctgtctctctccttctctctctctcggtgagGAGGATGTCTAAGCCCCAGAATggtgagccaggcagcccagcaGGAGCCCCAGCAGCAGATGATCCAGAGGTGATGTTCCAGGTGCCTGGTCCAACCGTCTCCTTCTCCAGACTACACTACTCTGTCATGGAGAGCAATGGACTCTGCCACAAGACAGGACCTGAGAAACACATCCTCAAAGACGtcaggtaggggaatgggtggggggacatcaggtaggggaatgggtggggggagacatcaggtaggggaatgggtggggggacatcaggtaggggaatgggtggggggggacatcaggtaggggaatgggtggggggagacatcaggtaggggaatgggtggggggggacatcaggtaggggggtggggggagacatcaggtaggggtgtggtggggggggagacatcaggtaggggggtgggggagacatcaggtaggggaatgggtgggggagacatcaggtaggggaatgggtggggggagacatcaggtaggggaatgggtggggggggacatcaggtaggggaatgggtgggggggggacatcaggtaggggtggggggaatgggtggggggagacatcaggtaggggaatgggtggggggggagacatcaggtaggggaatgggtgggggagacatcaggtaggggaatgggtgggggagacatcaggtaggggaatgggggggggggacatcaggtaggggatttgggggggggggagacatcaggtaggggatTTGGGTGGGGGGACATCAGGTAGGGGTGTGGtgggggagacatcaggtaggggtgtggtggggggagacatcaggtagggggggtggggggtgggagacatcaggtaggggtggggggggagtcaggggagacatcaggtaggggagtggtgggaggggggagacatcaggtaggggagggtggggggagacatcaggtagggaGTGGTgggggggagacatcaggtaggggtgtggtgggggagacatcaggtaggggtgtggtgggggggacatcaggtaggggtgtggggggggggacatcaggtaggggtgggggggggagacatcaggtaggggtgtggggtggggggggagacatcaggtaggggtgtggggtgagggggagacatcaggtaggggtgtGGGGTGAGGTGtgggggagacatcaggtaggggtgtgggggggagacatcaggtaggggtgtggtggggggggacatcaggtaggggtgtgggggggagacatcaggtaggggtgtggggtgaggggggggagacatcaggtaggggtgtGGGGGGCATCAGgtagggtgtggggtgtggggggaCATCAGGTAAGGGGGTGAGAGACATCAGGTAGTGGGGGTgagagacatcaggtagggggtgagagacatcaggtaggggggGGTGTCTTCAGGTCCTAGATCAGTGGTTAgtatctacagtgtcttcaggtcCTAGATCAGTGGTTCGTAACCACAGTGTCTTCAGGTCCTAGTATTGATGTTGTCGTGATGATGTAGTAATGTTGtcgtgatgttgtagtgactggatgtggtgatgttgtagtgactggatgtagtgatgatgtagtgactggatgtagtgatgatgtagtgatgttgtagtgactggatgtagtgatgttgtagtgactggatgtagtgatgttgtggtgatgttgtagtgatgttgtagtgatgttgtagtgatgttgtagtgactggatgtagtgatgatgtagtgatgttgtagtgatgttgtagtgactggatgtagtgatgttgtagtgactggatgtagtgactggatgtagtgatgttgtgatgatgtagtgatgttgtggtgatgttgtagtgatgttgtagtgatgttgtagtgactggatgtagtgatgatgtagtgatgttgtagtgactggatttagtgatgttgtagtgactagatgtagtgatgttgtattgatgttgtagtgactggatgtagtgactggatgtagtgatgttgtagtgtctgggtgtagtgatgttgtagtgatgttgtcgtgactggatgtagtgatgttgtCGTGATGGTGTAGTGACTGAATGtattgatgttgtagtgactggatgtagtgatgttgtagtgactggatgtagtgatgttgtagtgactggatgtagtgactggatgtagtgacgacgtagtgatgttgtagtgatgatgtagtgactggatgtagtgacgtgatgttgtagtgactggatgtagtgatgttgtagtgactggatgtagtgatgttgtagtgactggatgtagtgatgttgtagtgactggatgtagtgatgttgtagtgactggatgtagtgatgttgtagtgactggatgtagtgatgatgtagtgacgACGTAGTGATGttgaagtgatgatgtagtgactggatgtagtgatgatgtagtgatgttgtagtgatgttgtagtgactggatgtagtgatgttgtagtgactggatgtagtgatgttgtagtgatgttgtcgtgactggatgtagtgatgttgtcgtgactggatgtagtgatgttgtagtgactggatgtggggatgttgtagtgatgttgtagtgactggatgtagtgatgttgtagtgactggatgtagtgatgatgtagtgacgacgtagtgatgttgtagtgactggatgtagtgatgttgtattgatgttgtagtgatgttgtagtgactggatgtagtgatgttgtagtgactggatgtagtgatgatgtagtgactggacgtagtgatgttgtagtgactggatgtagtgatgttgtagtcgTGATGTTATCTGGTGTTGACCACTCCCCTTGACCTGATGTTATCTGGTGTTGACCACTCCCCTTGACCTGATGTTATCTGTTGTTGACCACTCCCCTTGACCTGGTGTTATCTGGTGTTGACCACTCCCATTGACCTGATGTTATCTGGTGTTGACCACTCCCCTTGACCTGATGTTATCTGGTGTTGACCACTCCCATTGACCTGATGTTATCTGGTGTTGACCACTCCCCTTGACCTGATGTTATCTGTTGTTGACCACTCCCCTTGACCTGATGTTATCTGTTGTTGACCACTCCCCTTGACCTGATGTTATCTGGTGTTGACCACTCCCCTTGACCTGATGTTATCTGGTGTTGACCACTCCCCTTGACCTGGTGTTATCTGGTGTTGACCACTCCCCTTGACCTGATGTTATCTGGTGTTGACCACTCCCCTTGACCTGATGTTATCTGTTGTTGACCACTCCCCTTGACCTGGTGTTATCTGGTGTTGACCACTCCCCTTGACCTGATGTTATCTGGTGTTGACCACTCCCCTTGACCTGATGTTATCTGTTGTTGACCACTCCCCTTGACCTGATGTTATCTGGTGTTGACCACTCCCCTTGACCTGATGTTATCTGGTGTTGACCACTCCCCTCCACTATACTTCTTCCTAGACCTCACTATGCTCTCTCTCAGTGCTTTACACCCAGGCTTTATCTCTGTAGGCTAACAAGGTCCTGAGCACAAGTCATTGGTTATGCTTTGTATTGGTAGTTGCTCTTGATTGGTCATTTTATGGCATGGTCACTTTTGATTGGTTGTTCTATGTCATGGTCATTTCTGATTGGTGATTCTGTGTCATGGTAATTTCTGATGGGCTTTTCCAGCGGCATCATGAGACCAGGGATGAACGCCATCATGGGGCCAACAGGGAGTGGAAAAACATCGtaagtcacatacacacaccccctctcctctcctctcctctcctcctctcctccccccttctctcctctcctctcctctcctctcctctcctctcctctcctctcctctcctatcctctcctctcctctctccctagtctcctgGATGTGATAGCAGGTCGTAAGGACCCAGCAGGGTTGAAGTTTGGTCAGGTTCTGATCGATGGGAAGATGGTGGACTCTGACCTCCGACTCATATCTGCCTACGTGGTGCAggtgagggagggtgtgtgtgttgtctaccTTTTCTAAAAACCTTCACTATGGTGTTGATCAGATGACATGGCATCGCCAATAATCAATATAATATCAGATCAATCATTTTTATAACCAATATAATACCAGATCAATAATCCAATATATCCAATATAATATCTGATTTGTATATccaacgtctgtctgtctgtctgtctgtctgtctgtctgtctgtctgtctgtctgtctgtctgtctgtctgtctgtctgtctgtctgtctgtctgtctgtctgtctgtctgtctctgtctacctctgtctctctacctctgtctctctacctctgtctctctacctctgtttctctacctctgtttctctacctctctctctacctctctacctctctctctctctctctctctctctctccaactctctctctacctctacctctctacctctacctctctacctctacctctctacctctacctctctacctctacctctctacctctacctctctaccctctacctctctctctccaactctctctctctacctctctacctctacctctctacctctctctctctctctctctctacctctacctctctctctctctctctctctacctctctctctccaactctctctctacctctctctctatctctctctctatctctctctctacctctctctctatcccctctaggATGATATATTGATGGGAACCCTGTCAGTGAGAGAGAACTTGTTGTTCAGTGTGAACCTGAGACTAGACCCTAGACATTATTCTACAACTGACAAACAGCAGAGAGTGGACAGCATCATAGATGACCTGGGTCTACAGGACTGTGCCCACACCAAGGTCAGCTATACACACCTGcagaggtctggtctggttagCCTGTTGAACTAAAGGCTTTAGGAGGGTCATGTTCTGGAGAAAGTTactccaaccaaacacacacactctgtctctctgtctgtctgtctctgtctgtctgtctgtctgtctgtctgtctgtctgtctgtctgtctgtctgtctgtctgtctgtctctctctctgtctctgttctctgtctctctctgtctctctctgtctctttctctgtctctcttctctctctctctcttctctctctctctctgtctctgtctctgtgtctctgtctcggtgtctctctgtctctctctctttctctctctctctttctctgtctctctctgtctctctctgtctctttctctctctcttctctctctctctctttctctgtctctctgtgtctctgtctcggtgtctctctgtctctctctctttctctctctctctttctctctctctttctctgtctctctctctctttctctgtctctctctctgtctgtctctctctctctgtctctctctctgtctctctctctctctctctctctctctttctctgtctctctctttctctgtctctctctctctctttctctgtctctctctctttctctgtctctctttctctgtctgtctgtctctctctctgtctctctctctgtctctctgtctctctctctctctctctgtctctctctctctctgtttctgccactctctctgtgtgtgtagatagGAACAGAGTTCCTGCGTGGTGTgtctgggggagagaggaagaggtgcaGCATCGGTATGGAGCTCATTACTTCTCCTCGTCTTCTGTTCCTGGATGAACCCACCACTGGCCTGGACTCGAACACTGctaaccacatcatcaacctactgcataggtacagacagaccacatcatcaacctactgcataggtacagacag contains:
- the LOC121845042 gene encoding broad substrate specificity ATP-binding cassette transporter ABCG2-like; the protein is MSKPQNGEPGSPAGAPAADDPEVMFQVPGPTVSFSRLHYSVMESNGLCHKTGPEKHILKDVSGIMRPGMNAIMGPTGSGKTSLLDVIAGRKDPAGLKFGQVLIDGKMVDSDLRLISAYVVQDDILMGTLSVRENLLFSVNLRLDPRHYSTTDKQQRVDSIIDDLGLQDCAHTKIGTEFLRGVSGGERKRCSIGMELITSPRLLFLDEPTTGLDSNTANHIINLLHRLSRSGKTIVFSIHQPRYSIFSRFDHLTLMHRGELVYAGAAGKALSYFTDLGYHCEPFNNPSDFFLDVTNGEAQSTLDITSFNY